GTCTGTCGCCCACCGCCCCGTCTGTCTGTCGCCCACCGCCCGGTCCACCGCCCCGTCCGCCCTGCGCCCGCCGCCCCGTCTGTCTGTCGCCCACCGCCCGGTCCACCGCCCCGTCCGTCCGGCGCCCACCGCCCCGTCTGTCTGTCGCCCACCGCCCCGCCTGTCTGTCGCCCACCGCCCGGTCCACCGCCCCGTCCGTCCGGCGCCCACCGCCCCGTCTGTCTGTCGCCCACCGCCCGGTCCACCGCCCCGTCTGTCTGTCGCCCACCGCCCCGTCCACCGCCCCGTCCGTCCGGCGCCCACCGCCCCGTCTGTCTGTCGCCCACCGCCCGGTCCACCGCCCCGTCTGTCTGTCGCCCACCGCCCCGTCCACCGCCCCGTCCGTCCGGCGTCCACCGCCCCGCCTGTCTGTCGCCCACCGCCCGGTCCACCGCCCCGTCCGCCCGGCGCCCACCGCCCCGCCTGTCTGTCGCCCACCGCGCCGTCCGCCCGGCGCCCACCGCCCCGTCCACCGCCCCGTCCGCCCGGCGCCCGCCGCCCCGCCTGTCTGTCGCCCACCGCCCGGTCCACCGCGCCgtccgcccgccgcccgccgccccgtcTGTCTGTCGCCCACCGCCCGGTCCACCGCGCCGTCTGTCTGTCGCCCACCGCCCGGTCCACCGCCCCGTCTGTCTGTCGCCCACCGCCCCGTCCGCCCGGCGCCCACCGCCCCGTCTGTCTGTCGCCCACCGCCCGGTCCACCGCGCCGTCCGCCCGCCGCCCCGCCTGTCTGTCGCCCACCGCCCCgtccgcccgccgcccgccgcccgcctgtctgccgcccgccgccccgcctGTCTGTCGCCCACCGCCCCGCCTGTCTGTCGCCCACCGCCCCGCCTGTCTGTCGCCCACCGCCCCGTCCGCCCGGCGCCCACCGCCCCGTCCACCGCCCCGTCCGCCCGGCGCCCGCCGCCCCGCCTGTCTGTCGCCCACCGCCCGGTCCACCGCCCCGTCTGTCTGTCGCCCACCGCCCCGTCCACCGCGCCgtccgcccgccgcccgccgccccgcctGTCTGTCGCCCACCGCCCCGTCCGCCCGGCGCCCACCGCCCGGCGCCCGCCGCCCCGCCTGTctgccgcccgccgcccgccgcccccgccggccccggccccggcccgcgcccACCTTGGCGGTCTTGATGATCTCCGTGAAGTTGTCCATGACGGACCTGACGTCGTCCCTGAGCCGCTTGTTGTAGGACTGCAGCAGCGTCTCCTTGCTCTGGGGCAGCGCTCGCTGCTGGGCCATGGCGCGCCTCGGCCGCTCTGCAACCCCCGGGCAGGGCTGGCCTGAGCAGGGCCGAGCGAGGCCCGCGAGCTCCCCGCCGCCCCCGGGCCCCGTCTCCGTCCACCGCCCGCCCCGAGGCCGGACGCCCGACTCGGGGCCGGCGACGCCGCGGACCGGCCACCGCCTCCCTCGCCGCCCCCGGGCAGCGCCGACCCCAGCTCGCCGTCGGCGGCCCTGCCCCCCGGGCCCGCGCTCACCGGCGCCCGTCCACACCCGGCCCGGCGCGCCGAATCCGCTCCCGAGTCCGCCGCCACcctcgaggccccgcccccggcttcAAGCGTCAAAGGACGCCTGTCGCTTTAAGCCGAAATCCCGCGCAGGCGCCAGGACTCGCGATACCCGAGGCGGCTTCATATTACCCACaattcccttccctttctctctcctccagccGCTCAAGATGGTGAGCTCGCGTCCTGCGGCTCCCGATCTGGGTCGGGGCCCCATCCGCTGCCATCCTCGGCCGAGCGCGTGCGGGCGGCTCCCCCGCGCCGCCCGGGGCTAGCGGAAGCCTGCCGTGTCCGGCACGGGGGCCGCGGAGCGGGGCGCGCCGGCTCTGCGGCTGCCGGGTCGGGGGGAGGCCGGGGAGAGCTTCGCCGCAGTGCGGACCCCGGGGGGACGGGGCGGCGCGGGGCTGCGGGGCGGCCGCGCTAACGGGGCCTCGGTCTCTGTCGCCCGCCGCAGCCGAAGGGCAAGAAGGCCAAGGGGAAGAAGGTGGCCCCGGCGCCGGCCGTGGTCAAGAAGCAGGAGGCCAAGAAGGTGGTGAACCCGCTGTTCGAGAAGCGGCCCAAGAACTTCGGCATCGGTGCGGGCCGGGCGGGGgtcggggcgggcgggggcgcgggccgggcgggggtcggggcgggcgggggcgcgggccgggcggggggcggggggcaggggtcgggcggggggcgcgggccgggcgggcggggggccgggcgggggcggtgcgggccggggcgggcggggggcgcggggcggggcggggggcgcgggccgggcggggggcgcggggcagGGGTCgggcggggcggggtgcgggGGGCGGTGCGGGCCGGGCGGGGGgtgcgggggcgggcggggggcgcgggccggggcgggcgggggccgggcgcggggccggggcgggccgggcggggggcgcggggcgcggggccggggccggggcaggggccgggcGGCCGGCGCAGATGATGTGGCGGAATATTTGCTATCCGAGCGCGGTGACGACGTCGACACCACCAAGATCTCTGAtgcgcgggccgggccggggccggggcgcgggcgggggTCGGGGCGCCGGCCGGGCTCACGGCGCGCCCCCCCAGGACAGGACATCCAGCCCAAGCGGGACCTCACGCGCTTCGTCAAGTGGCCGCGCTACATCCGGCTGCAGCGGCAGCGGGCCATCCTGTACAAGCGGCTCAAGGTGCCGCCCGCCATCAACCAGTTCACGCAGGCGCTGGACCGGCAGACcggtgcggggcgggggcgcggcgggcgggcgggcgggcgggcggggcggggggcgctccCGGGGCGGCGGCGCTGAGCCCGCGTCCCCGCAGCCACGCAGCTGCTGAAGCTGGCGCACAAGTACCGGCCCGAGACCAAGCAGGAGAAGAAGCAGCGGCTGCTGGCGCGCGCCGAGAAGAAGGCGGCCGGCAAGGGGGACGTGCCCACCAAGCGGCCGCCGGTGCTGCGGGCGGGTGAGCGGCGGGGCCGGGCCCACCGAGCTGCGGGCGGGtgagtgggcggggccgggcccaCCCTGCGCGCTCACGCCCACGCGTGCCCGCGCTGCAGGCGTGAACACTGTCACGACCCTGGTGGAGAACAAGAAGGCGCAGCTGGTGGTGATCGCGCACGACGTGGACCCCATTGAGGTGGGTGCGGCGGGGCGCGGGCCGGCCCGCGCGGCTGCGGTGATGAGACCTCCGCGCTGAGCGCGGCGCTGAAGCGCACACACGAGCTTTTTAACCCTGAGCAGCTGCGGCCGGcggcccggggggcggggggtcCGCGGGGCGGCCCCCTCAGCCGCGCCTCCTCCCCTCCAGCTGGTGGTCTTCCTGCCCGCCCTGTGCCGCAAGATGGGGGTCCCCTACTGCATCCTGAAGGGCAAGGCCCGGCTGGGCCGCCTGGTGCACAGGAAGACCTGCACCACCGTGGCCTTCACGCAGGTGAACTCGTAAGTGCCCGCCCCTCgcggccccgccctccccgccggccccgcccgtGATGGTCAAGAA
This DNA window, taken from Lepus europaeus isolate LE1 chromosome 12, mLepTim1.pri, whole genome shotgun sequence, encodes the following:
- the RPL7A gene encoding large ribosomal subunit protein eL8 → MPKGKKAKGKKVAPAPAVVKKQEAKKVVNPLFEKRPKNFGIGQDIQPKRDLTRFVKWPRYIRLQRQRAILYKRLKVPPAINQFTQALDRQTATQLLKLAHKYRPETKQEKKQRLLARAEKKAAGKGDVPTKRPPVLRAGVNTVTTLVENKKAQLVVIAHDVDPIELVVFLPALCRKMGVPYCILKGKARLGRLVHRKTCTTVAFTQVNSEDKGALAKLVEAIRTNYNDRYDEIRRHWGGNVLGPKSVARIAKLEKAKAKELATKLG